In Mycobacterium sp. 050128, one genomic interval encodes:
- a CDS encoding amidohydrolase family protein → MRTIALEEHYATAGFLRGPGSWLVSRAGVIEAIADLGDDRIAAMDDAGIDLAVLSLAAPGVEQLDGSKAAPLARECNDELAAAVARYPERLAGFASVPTSAPDAAADELERAMRKLGFLGAVINGHSQGRYLDDPFFEPILDRAATLNAPIYLHPTIPPAGVIESSYAGFSPEVTFAFATVGWGWHINTATHLLRLILGGVFDRYPQLQVVIGHMGEATSFMLPRFDATLTPELTGLEHPVSTYLRRNVHYTFANFNDEATYANLVAQVGIDRVAFSADYPFGSMKAARAFLDGLPLSDDDRASISHRNAEKLLGL, encoded by the coding sequence GTGCGGACCATCGCACTCGAAGAGCATTACGCCACAGCGGGATTCCTGCGCGGGCCGGGGAGCTGGCTTGTCTCGCGCGCGGGCGTGATCGAGGCCATCGCCGATCTCGGCGACGACCGCATCGCCGCGATGGACGATGCGGGTATCGATCTGGCGGTGCTGTCGCTGGCCGCGCCCGGCGTCGAGCAGCTGGACGGCTCGAAAGCCGCCCCGCTGGCCCGCGAATGCAACGACGAACTCGCGGCGGCGGTCGCCCGGTACCCCGAGCGCCTGGCGGGCTTCGCGAGCGTGCCGACCAGCGCGCCCGACGCGGCGGCCGACGAATTGGAGCGGGCGATGCGCAAGCTGGGCTTCCTGGGCGCGGTGATCAACGGGCACAGCCAAGGTCGCTATCTGGACGACCCGTTCTTCGAGCCGATTCTCGATCGCGCGGCGACGCTCAACGCTCCGATCTATCTGCACCCGACCATCCCGCCGGCGGGTGTCATCGAGTCCAGCTATGCGGGGTTCTCCCCCGAGGTGACGTTCGCATTCGCCACGGTGGGGTGGGGCTGGCACATCAACACCGCCACACACCTGCTGCGGCTGATTCTCGGTGGCGTGTTCGACCGCTACCCGCAGTTGCAGGTCGTGATCGGGCACATGGGTGAGGCGACGTCGTTCATGTTGCCGCGCTTCGACGCCACGCTGACGCCGGAACTGACCGGACTCGAACACCCGGTCAGCACCTACCTGCGGCGCAACGTGCACTACACCTTTGCCAACTTCAACGACGAAGCGACATACGCCAATCTGGTCGCTCAGGTCGGGATCGACCGAGTGGCGTTCTCGGCCGACTACCCGTTCGGGTCGATGAAGGCCGCCCGCGCGTTCCTGGATGGGCTCCCGCTGAGCGACGACGACCGGGCCAGCATCAGCCATCGCAACGCCGAGAAGCTGCTGGGTCTATGA
- a CDS encoding nucleotidyltransferase family protein has translation MRLPQFTDPPRHVGVLLAAGAGRRYGKPKVLVDGWLDIAVGALRDGGCSDVVLVLGAAEVAAPPGVTAITAPQWHEGLSASVRAGLAEADRMGADYAVVHVIDTPDVGPDVVARVLGRVTDTGLARAYFGDRPGHPVVIARRHWPEVLARISGDNGAGAYLRGRHDVEIVDCGDLAGGHDVDEPG, from the coding sequence GTGCGGTTACCGCAGTTCACCGATCCGCCACGCCACGTCGGAGTCTTGCTGGCCGCCGGTGCCGGCCGCCGGTACGGGAAGCCAAAAGTCTTGGTCGACGGCTGGCTGGACATCGCGGTCGGGGCGCTGCGCGACGGGGGATGTTCCGACGTCGTCCTGGTCCTGGGGGCCGCCGAGGTAGCGGCCCCGCCCGGCGTTACGGCCATCACCGCGCCGCAATGGCACGAGGGGCTCAGCGCGTCGGTGCGCGCCGGCCTGGCCGAGGCCGACCGGATGGGTGCCGACTACGCCGTGGTGCACGTGATCGACACTCCCGATGTGGGGCCCGACGTCGTCGCGCGGGTGCTCGGCCGCGTCACCGACACCGGACTGGCGCGCGCGTACTTCGGCGACCGGCCCGGGCATCCGGTGGTGATCGCGCGCCGGCACTGGCCCGAGGTGCTGGCCCGGATCTCCGGAGACAACGGCGCCGGGGCGTATCTGCGCGGCCGCCACGACGTCGAGATCGTCGACTGCGGTGACCTCGCCGGCGGCCACGACGTCGACGAGCCGGGCTAA